A single Agromyces sp. CF514 DNA region contains:
- a CDS encoding GH1 family beta-glucosidase has protein sequence MSQGNVDYRDSGLAFGPEFLFGSATASYQIEGAVTEDGRGPSIWDTFSHTPGKVWNGDTGDRACDHYHRLDEDLDLMVRLGLEAYRFSIAWPRIQPTGRGPANEAGLAFYERLVDGLIARGIRPIATLYHWDLPQALEDEGGWTNRATAEAFADYARILGERLGDRVDVWTTLNEPWCSSYLGYGSGAHAPGLMDGAKALAAVHHLNLAHGLAIKALREVVTNDPGYSITLNLHVIRPSGPTGAEAARRIDGLANRVFLGPLLDGEYPADVIADTADVTDWAFVKPGDTELIRQPISLLGVNYYSTVTVRMWDGESPRVNADGHKDMGGTAWPGSGQVEFLEQPGPYTDMGWNIDPSGLEDLLVSLHEAYPGLPLMVTENGAAFADAVVDGPDGPAVHDVERTDYLRRHFTAAHRAIERGVDLRGYQVWSLMDNFEWGYGYSKRFGIVRVDYDTFERLPKDSALWYAELIRTRAIPDAPVPSA, from the coding sequence GTGTCGCAGGGCAACGTCGACTACCGCGACTCGGGCCTCGCCTTCGGCCCCGAGTTCCTCTTCGGATCGGCCACGGCCTCCTATCAGATCGAGGGCGCCGTCACCGAAGACGGGCGCGGCCCGTCCATCTGGGACACGTTCAGCCACACTCCGGGCAAGGTCTGGAACGGCGACACCGGCGACCGCGCATGCGACCACTACCACCGCCTCGACGAGGATCTGGACCTCATGGTGCGACTCGGCCTCGAGGCGTACCGCTTCTCGATCGCATGGCCGCGCATCCAGCCCACCGGGCGCGGGCCGGCCAACGAGGCCGGACTCGCGTTCTACGAGCGCCTCGTCGACGGGCTCATCGCCCGCGGCATCCGTCCCATCGCGACGCTCTACCACTGGGACCTCCCGCAGGCGCTCGAAGACGAGGGCGGCTGGACGAACCGCGCCACGGCCGAGGCGTTCGCGGACTACGCGCGCATCCTGGGCGAGCGCCTCGGAGACCGCGTCGACGTCTGGACCACCCTGAACGAGCCCTGGTGCTCGTCGTACCTCGGCTACGGCTCCGGGGCGCACGCGCCCGGGCTCATGGACGGCGCGAAGGCGCTCGCGGCCGTGCACCACCTGAACCTCGCGCACGGCCTCGCGATCAAGGCCCTGCGCGAGGTCGTCACGAACGACCCGGGCTACTCGATCACGCTCAACCTGCACGTCATCCGCCCGTCCGGGCCCACCGGTGCCGAGGCCGCGCGCCGCATCGACGGACTCGCCAACCGGGTGTTCCTCGGTCCGCTCCTCGACGGCGAGTACCCGGCCGACGTCATCGCCGACACGGCCGACGTGACCGACTGGGCGTTCGTGAAGCCCGGCGACACCGAGCTCATCCGCCAGCCCATCAGCCTGCTCGGCGTGAACTACTACTCGACCGTCACCGTGCGCATGTGGGACGGCGAGAGCCCCCGCGTCAACGCCGACGGGCACAAGGACATGGGCGGCACCGCGTGGCCCGGCTCCGGGCAGGTCGAGTTCCTCGAGCAGCCCGGCCCGTACACCGACATGGGCTGGAACATCGACCCGTCGGGCCTCGAGGACCTCCTCGTCTCGCTCCACGAGGCCTACCCCGGGCTGCCGCTCATGGTCACCGAGAACGGTGCGGCCTTCGCCGACGCCGTGGTCGACGGCCCCGACGGCCCGGCCGTGCACGACGTCGAGCGCACCGACTACCTGCGCCGGCACTTCACGGCCGCCCACCGGGCCATCGAGCGCGGCGTCGACCTGCGGGGCTACCAGGTGTGGTCGCTGATGGACAACTTCGAGTGGGGCTACGGCTACTCCAAGCGCTTCGGCATCGTGCGCGTCGACTACGACACCTTCGAACGCCTGCCGAAGGACTCCGCGCTCTGGTACGCGGAGCTCATCCGCACACGCGCGATCCCCGACGCGCCGGTCCCGTCGGCCTGA
- a CDS encoding glutamate--cysteine ligase, with translation MPIEFARSPRSTVGIEWEIAIVDRTTGELASVGDRVLEVLHARSEGGRHPSITEEMLTNTVELVSGVHERVADAVADLQGQLDEVRAVVDELGEYELICSGSHPFSQWYDQHLTDKPRYHKLVDRTRWWGRNMMIWGVHVHVGIEDRAKALPILDGLLAYLPHLQALSASSPFWAGVDTGYASNRALMFQQLPTAGLPYPLADWAAYERYVDDLVRTGVIEDYTEVRWDIRPSAKWGTVEVRVCDGVSTADELAAIGALVQCLVEWMSTRLDDGQTLTVLQPWYVRENKWRAARYGLDAEIITDVAGTERLVSDDLRDLVTTLVPVAERLGCASELQLVRGILDGGGSYRRQIAVAEANDGDLTAVVAHLARELRGDERSQRTDAEASAR, from the coding sequence ATGCCGATCGAGTTCGCCCGATCCCCCCGATCGACCGTCGGTATCGAGTGGGAGATCGCCATCGTCGATCGCACGACCGGTGAACTCGCCTCGGTCGGCGACCGCGTGCTCGAGGTGCTGCACGCCCGGAGCGAGGGCGGGCGGCATCCGTCGATCACCGAGGAGATGCTCACCAACACGGTCGAGCTCGTGAGCGGCGTGCACGAGCGTGTCGCCGACGCCGTGGCCGACCTGCAGGGGCAGCTCGACGAGGTGCGCGCGGTGGTCGACGAGCTGGGCGAGTACGAGCTCATCTGCAGCGGCTCGCACCCGTTCAGCCAGTGGTACGACCAGCACCTCACCGACAAGCCCCGGTACCACAAGCTCGTCGACCGCACCCGCTGGTGGGGCCGCAACATGATGATCTGGGGCGTGCACGTGCACGTGGGCATCGAGGACCGGGCCAAGGCCCTGCCGATCCTCGACGGCCTGCTCGCCTACCTGCCGCACCTGCAGGCGCTCTCGGCGTCGAGCCCGTTCTGGGCGGGCGTCGACACGGGCTACGCGTCGAACCGCGCGCTCATGTTCCAGCAGCTGCCGACGGCAGGCCTGCCGTACCCCCTCGCCGACTGGGCGGCGTACGAGCGCTACGTCGACGACCTCGTTCGCACGGGCGTCATCGAGGACTACACCGAGGTGCGCTGGGACATCCGCCCCTCGGCGAAGTGGGGCACGGTCGAGGTGCGCGTCTGCGACGGGGTCTCGACCGCCGACGAACTGGCCGCGATCGGAGCCCTCGTGCAGTGCCTCGTCGAGTGGATGTCGACGCGTCTCGACGACGGCCAGACCCTCACGGTGCTGCAGCCCTGGTACGTGCGCGAGAACAAGTGGCGCGCTGCGCGCTACGGGCTCGACGCCGAGATCATCACGGATGTCGCGGGCACCGAGCGCCTCGTCTCCGACGACCTGCGCGATCTCGTCACCACCCTCGTGCCCGTCGCCGAGCGGCTCGGGTGCGCGAGCGAGTTGCAGCTCGTGCGAGGCATCCTCGACGGCGGAGGCAGCTACCGTCGCCAGATCGCGGTCGCCGAGGCGAACGACGGCGACCTGACCGCGGTCGTCGCCCACCTCGCGCGCGAGCTGCGCGGCGACGAGCGATCGCAGCGGACGGATGCCGAGGCATCCGCCCGCTGA
- the rpsP gene encoding 30S ribosomal protein S16 — protein MAVKIRLKRLGKIRAPYYRIVVADSRTKRDGRVIEEIGKYHPTESPSFIEVDSERAQYWLSVGAQPTEQVEAILKLTGDWGKFKGDKNAVSTVKVAEPKAAFVADDKKKPVLKPKSEKPAPKAEEAEVAADASTDEA, from the coding sequence GTGGCTGTCAAGATTCGTCTCAAGCGCCTCGGCAAGATCCGTGCGCCGTACTACCGCATCGTCGTCGCCGACTCGCGCACCAAGCGCGACGGTCGCGTGATCGAGGAGATCGGCAAGTACCACCCCACCGAGAGCCCCTCGTTCATCGAGGTCGACTCCGAGCGTGCCCAGTACTGGCTCTCCGTCGGCGCGCAGCCGACCGAGCAGGTCGAGGCCATCCTCAAGCTGACCGGCGACTGGGGCAAGTTCAAGGGCGACAAGAACGCGGTCTCGACCGTCAAGGTCGCCGAGCCGAAGGCGGCCTTCGTCGCCGACGACAAGAAGAAGCCGGTGCTGAAGCCCAAGTCGGAGAAGCCCGCGCCGAAGGCCGAAGAGGCCGAGGTCGCTGCTGACGCGTCGACGGACGAGGCGTAA
- a CDS encoding RNA-binding protein, protein MLQSALEHLVKGIVDHPDDVKVVSASSARGEVLEVHVNPEDLGRVIGRAGRTAKALRTLVTALADGRRVRVDVVDTDD, encoded by the coding sequence TTGCTCCAGTCCGCGCTCGAACACCTCGTCAAGGGGATCGTCGATCACCCTGACGACGTGAAGGTCGTCTCCGCGTCGAGCGCACGTGGCGAGGTCCTCGAGGTTCATGTGAACCCCGAGGACCTCGGTCGCGTCATCGGCCGCGCAGGTCGCACCGCGAAGGCGCTCCGCACGCTCGTCACCGCGCTCGCCGACGGACGCCGCGTTCGCGTCGACGTCGTCGACACCGACGACTGA
- the rimM gene encoding ribosome maturation factor RimM (Essential for efficient processing of 16S rRNA), whose translation MADAPRTQLRVGRLTKAHGLKGAIKVELYTDDPERRFVPGAEFSLQVPTDSPWHGKHLVLRDLRWYNGMPVAFFEGVDDRTAAEALLKAILWVENVDLEEAEPDAWYDHQLVGLAVHRDGVEVGKVVRVDHFPAQDLLIVKTPTGEVMVPFVQAIVPEVDVAAGVVTVTPPSGLFEEIADDEATETSATDAAGGAGSADADASAE comes from the coding sequence GTGGCCGACGCACCCAGGACCCAACTGCGGGTCGGTCGCCTCACCAAGGCGCACGGCCTGAAGGGCGCGATCAAGGTCGAGCTCTACACCGACGACCCCGAGCGGCGCTTCGTGCCGGGGGCCGAGTTCTCGCTGCAGGTCCCCACGGACTCCCCGTGGCACGGCAAGCACCTCGTGCTGCGCGACCTCCGGTGGTACAACGGCATGCCGGTCGCCTTCTTCGAGGGCGTCGACGACCGCACGGCCGCCGAGGCGCTGCTGAAGGCGATCCTCTGGGTCGAGAACGTCGACCTCGAAGAGGCCGAACCCGACGCCTGGTACGACCACCAGCTCGTGGGCCTCGCGGTCCACCGCGATGGCGTCGAGGTCGGCAAGGTCGTCCGCGTCGACCACTTCCCGGCGCAGGACCTCCTCATCGTGAAGACGCCGACCGGCGAGGTCATGGTGCCGTTCGTGCAGGCGATCGTGCCCGAGGTCGACGTGGCGGCGGGCGTCGTCACGGTCACGCCGCCGTCCGGTCTCTTCGAGGAGATCGCCGACGACGAAGCGACCGAGACCTCCGCGACGGATGCCGCGGGCGGGGCCGGTTCGGCCGACGCCGACGCGTCCGCCGAGTAG
- the trmD gene encoding tRNA (guanosine(37)-N1)-methyltransferase TrmD, translating to MRIDIVTIFPEFFSVLDISLLGKARQAGIIEVEAHDLRSFTHDRHRTVDDTPYGGGAGMVMKPEPWGEAIDSIVGPEASEALLVVPSPAGEPFTQAVARELAAERHLVFACGRYEGIDQRVTDHYEGRMRVRLISLGDYVLNGGEVAVMAMIEAAGRLVPGVVGNPESLVEESHEDGLLEYPSYTKPAVWRGLEVPPVLLSGNHGAVAAWRREQQVERTRRVRPELLDD from the coding sequence GTGCGCATCGACATCGTCACGATCTTCCCCGAGTTCTTCTCGGTGCTCGACATCTCCCTGCTCGGCAAGGCCAGGCAGGCCGGGATCATCGAGGTCGAGGCGCACGACCTGCGTTCGTTCACGCACGACCGTCACCGCACGGTCGACGACACCCCGTACGGCGGCGGCGCCGGCATGGTGATGAAGCCCGAGCCTTGGGGCGAGGCGATCGACTCGATCGTCGGCCCCGAGGCATCCGAGGCGCTCCTCGTCGTGCCGTCGCCTGCGGGCGAGCCGTTCACGCAGGCGGTGGCCCGCGAGTTGGCCGCCGAGCGGCACCTCGTGTTCGCCTGCGGACGCTACGAGGGCATCGACCAGCGCGTGACCGACCACTACGAGGGGCGCATGCGGGTGCGCCTGATCAGCCTCGGCGACTACGTGCTGAACGGCGGCGAGGTCGCCGTCATGGCCATGATCGAGGCCGCCGGGCGTCTGGTGCCAGGCGTGGTCGGCAATCCCGAGAGCCTCGTCGAGGAGTCGCACGAAGACGGCCTGCTCGAGTACCCGAGCTACACCAAGCCCGCCGTCTGGCGCGGCCTCGAGGTGCCGCCCGTGCTGCTCTCGGGCAACCACGGCGCGGTCGCCGCCTGGCGCCGCGAGCAGCAGGTCGAGCGCACGCGCCGCGTGCGGCCCGAGCTGCTCGACGACTGA
- a CDS encoding sirohydrochlorin chelatase, producing the protein MAGPSDDDPLSDSDAAPPLRLIAATHGSPSTANRKAVMRLVDRVATAEPELDVAIEFVDAKSADIAAAVAAAGSVDAVIVPLTLSAGYHVRTGLAFGLERIGGGVRLAAELGPDDRLVAILAERLDEAGLDEGDAVLLAAAGSNDPRAVRECFETARRLGHRLGRPVTVGFIAAAIPRLPDAIEMIREVHPGTRIAVAAYLLAPGTFYDAAAAVDAEIIAEPLIAPGRPVPHALVEVVLDRYAAVEAERRHYA; encoded by the coding sequence ATGGCCGGGCCGAGTGACGATGACCCCCTGTCGGACTCCGACGCCGCTCCGCCGCTGCGCCTGATCGCGGCCACGCACGGCTCGCCGTCCACGGCCAACCGAAAGGCCGTGATGCGCCTGGTCGACCGGGTCGCGACCGCAGAACCCGAACTCGACGTTGCCATCGAGTTCGTCGACGCCAAGAGCGCCGACATCGCCGCAGCCGTCGCCGCAGCAGGCAGCGTCGACGCGGTCATCGTGCCGCTCACGCTCTCGGCCGGCTACCACGTGCGTACGGGGCTCGCGTTCGGCCTCGAGCGCATCGGCGGCGGCGTGCGCCTCGCCGCCGAGCTCGGACCCGACGACCGCCTGGTCGCCATCCTCGCCGAGCGGCTCGACGAAGCGGGACTCGACGAGGGCGACGCGGTGCTGCTCGCCGCCGCCGGCTCGAACGACCCGCGCGCGGTGCGCGAGTGCTTCGAGACCGCGAGACGGCTCGGCCACCGCCTCGGACGCCCGGTCACGGTCGGGTTCATCGCCGCGGCCATCCCGCGCCTGCCCGACGCGATCGAGATGATCCGCGAGGTGCACCCGGGCACGCGGATCGCCGTCGCCGCCTACCTGCTCGCGCCGGGCACCTTCTACGACGCCGCGGCCGCGGTCGACGCGGAGATCATCGCGGAGCCGCTCATCGCGCCTGGCCGGCCCGTGCCGCACGCGCTCGTCGAGGTCGTGCTCGACCGATACGCCGCGGTGGAGGCCGAACGACGCCACTACGCCTGA
- a CDS encoding FAD-dependent oxidoreductase has product MTSRNPLKIVLVGYGPVGARFVEEVLPGVQAGAVELTVIAGEDVEAYNRVLVAEYAVGNADLDGMLVGDRITAEEAGARVMLGVAVTAIDRAARTVRLDTGEQLAYDRLVLATGARANVPTLDGVERHRRDLASLEKYGRQLVARDDALPAGITALRDLADAERVLEAVRERRRIIVLGAGVLGLELALAAAHAGAQVCVVHHGPHPMPRNLDRGGGQVLRSALRRTGIQVIAHSRAEAVAFRTDDEGVRRFDMLVTADGKQLRGDLLVLSCGVSARTELAVLAGLRTAAGIVVHPHLASWTDPAIFAIGDCAQVVERTEELAGQRTLPGAPSGLVGPGWRQAAWLAASFLAEAAEREHDVATPVERDALVMLKAEHIDVVAVGDISGDPWDDDGLHPRRRIAQWADPEHLRYVKMVTEDGVLTGFVSVGMPRTAAELTLLFERGGELPADRSLLLRFDGPDYDPAADADAFAPTTTVCWCNAVTVGRIEESAACGNTTVECVGRDTRAGTGCGGCRSRIAEVLARVADADGTPTLAA; this is encoded by the coding sequence ATGACCAGCAGGAACCCTCTGAAGATCGTCCTCGTCGGGTACGGCCCGGTCGGCGCCCGGTTCGTCGAGGAGGTGCTGCCGGGCGTGCAGGCCGGCGCCGTCGAGCTCACGGTTATCGCCGGTGAGGACGTCGAGGCGTACAACCGGGTGCTGGTCGCCGAGTACGCGGTCGGCAACGCCGACCTCGACGGCATGCTCGTGGGCGACCGCATCACCGCCGAGGAGGCCGGCGCTCGCGTGATGCTCGGGGTCGCGGTGACCGCGATCGACCGCGCAGCGCGCACGGTGCGCCTCGACACGGGCGAGCAGCTCGCCTACGACCGGCTCGTGCTCGCGACGGGTGCGCGGGCGAACGTGCCGACGCTGGACGGCGTCGAGCGCCACCGCCGCGACCTCGCCTCGCTCGAGAAGTACGGCCGGCAGCTCGTCGCCCGCGACGACGCGCTTCCGGCGGGCATCACGGCGCTCCGCGACCTCGCCGACGCCGAGCGCGTGCTCGAGGCGGTGCGCGAACGACGCCGCATCATCGTGCTCGGCGCGGGCGTGCTCGGGCTCGAACTCGCCCTCGCCGCAGCCCACGCGGGGGCGCAGGTCTGCGTCGTGCACCACGGACCGCACCCGATGCCGCGCAACCTCGATCGCGGCGGCGGTCAGGTGCTGCGCTCGGCGCTGCGGCGCACGGGCATCCAGGTGATCGCGCACAGCCGCGCCGAAGCCGTTGCGTTCCGCACCGACGACGAGGGCGTGCGCCGGTTCGACATGCTCGTCACGGCCGACGGCAAGCAACTGCGCGGCGACCTGCTCGTGCTCTCGTGCGGTGTGAGCGCGCGCACCGAGCTCGCGGTGCTCGCCGGGCTCCGGACCGCTGCCGGCATCGTGGTGCACCCGCACCTCGCGTCGTGGACCGATCCGGCGATCTTCGCCATCGGCGACTGCGCCCAGGTCGTCGAGCGCACCGAGGAGCTCGCCGGGCAGCGCACGCTCCCCGGTGCCCCGTCCGGGCTCGTCGGGCCGGGGTGGCGGCAGGCTGCGTGGCTCGCCGCCTCGTTCCTCGCGGAGGCGGCGGAGCGCGAGCACGACGTCGCCACGCCGGTCGAACGCGACGCGCTCGTGATGCTGAAGGCCGAGCACATCGACGTCGTCGCCGTCGGCGACATCTCGGGCGATCCGTGGGACGACGACGGCCTGCACCCGCGCCGGCGGATCGCGCAGTGGGCCGACCCCGAGCACCTCCGCTACGTGAAGATGGTCACCGAAGACGGCGTGCTCACGGGCTTCGTGAGCGTCGGGATGCCGCGCACGGCCGCCGAGCTCACGCTCCTGTTCGAGCGGGGCGGCGAACTGCCGGCCGACCGCTCGCTGCTCCTGCGATTCGACGGCCCCGACTACGACCCGGCAGCCGACGCCGACGCCTTCGCGCCGACGACGACGGTGTGCTGGTGCAATGCCGTCACCGTCGGCCGCATCGAGGAGTCCGCGGCGTGCGGCAACACGACCGTCGAGTGCGTCGGCCGCGACACCAGGGCCGGCACCGGCTGCGGCGGCTGCCGGTCGCGCATCGCGGAGGTGCTCGCGCGCGTCGCCGACGCCGACGGCACGCCGACGCTCGCGGCCTGA
- a CDS encoding molybdopterin oxidoreductase family protein — translation MTHSADTHCPYCALQCAMTLTPTDAAAHATHEATAPVVVAGRDFPTNRGGLCKKGWTSAELLRAPSRLGAPLVRGADGVLHETSWDEALDVVAASLRGIRSSHGADAVGVFGGGGLTNEKSYLLGKFARLALGTSRIDYNGRYCMSSAAAAGNRAFGVDRGLPFPLEDLDGAETILLLGTNPAETMPPFIGHLAGAQAAGGLVVVDPRRTATARLTDDGRGLHVQPAPGTDLPLLLGLIHVVIAERLVDLEYVEHRTVGFDRVRRSVAAWWPERVQSVTGVAALTLKRLARRLASGGRTYVLTGRGVEQHVDGTDTATAAINLALLLGLPGRAGSGYGTLTGQGNGQGGREHGQKCDQLPGYRKIADPEARAHVARVWGVDPAVLPGPGVPAIELLKLLGAPGGVRALMVHGSNLVVSSPNVREVRAGLERLDLLVVCDFFLSETAALADVVLPITQWAEEEGTMTSLEGRVIRRRRAITPPSGVRDELWILHELAERLDCTAAFDTDPEAVFEELRLASEGGIADYSGIDYEMLDRGDAAYWPFPRGSRGTPRLFADRFAHPDGLARLVPVTVRETARPVPGHGEVTLVTGRLLEHYQSGAQTRRVPELLDAQPAAVASMHPATALRLGIDDGDEIEVANHRGVVRCRARHTPDIRPEAVFLPFHYGDGQAANLLTSDEVDPISSMPEFKTNVVRVRRISPAEVVARAEETGVPA, via the coding sequence TTGACCCACTCCGCCGACACGCACTGCCCGTACTGCGCCCTGCAGTGCGCGATGACCCTGACCCCGACGGATGCCGCGGCGCACGCCACGCACGAGGCCACGGCGCCGGTCGTGGTCGCCGGCCGCGACTTCCCGACGAACCGGGGCGGGCTGTGCAAGAAGGGGTGGACCTCGGCGGAGCTCCTGCGTGCTCCGTCCCGCCTCGGCGCCCCGCTCGTGCGGGGCGCCGACGGCGTGCTGCACGAGACCTCGTGGGACGAGGCGCTCGACGTGGTCGCGGCGTCGCTGCGCGGCATCCGCTCATCGCACGGTGCCGACGCGGTCGGCGTGTTCGGAGGCGGCGGGCTCACGAACGAGAAGTCGTACCTGCTCGGCAAGTTCGCGCGGCTCGCGCTCGGCACGAGCCGCATCGACTACAACGGCCGCTACTGCATGTCGTCGGCGGCAGCGGCGGGCAATCGGGCGTTCGGGGTCGATCGGGGGCTGCCGTTCCCCCTCGAGGACCTCGACGGGGCGGAGACGATCCTGCTGCTCGGCACGAACCCCGCCGAGACCATGCCGCCGTTCATCGGCCACCTCGCGGGCGCGCAGGCCGCCGGCGGGCTCGTCGTCGTGGATCCGCGTCGCACCGCGACCGCGCGGCTCACCGACGACGGCCGGGGCCTGCACGTGCAGCCCGCCCCCGGCACCGACCTGCCACTGCTGCTCGGCCTCATCCACGTCGTCATCGCCGAACGCCTCGTCGACCTCGAGTACGTCGAGCACCGCACGGTCGGCTTCGACCGGGTGCGCCGGAGCGTCGCCGCCTGGTGGCCCGAGCGCGTGCAGTCGGTCACGGGGGTCGCTGCGCTCACGCTCAAGCGGCTCGCGCGCCGGCTCGCCTCGGGGGGCCGCACGTACGTGCTCACGGGGCGCGGCGTCGAACAGCACGTCGACGGCACCGACACCGCGACCGCGGCGATCAACCTGGCGCTGCTGCTCGGCCTGCCGGGCCGCGCAGGCAGCGGGTACGGCACGCTCACCGGGCAGGGCAACGGACAGGGCGGGCGCGAGCACGGCCAGAAATGCGACCAGCTGCCCGGGTACCGCAAGATCGCCGACCCCGAGGCACGCGCGCACGTCGCCCGGGTCTGGGGTGTCGACCCCGCCGTCCTGCCAGGCCCCGGAGTTCCCGCGATCGAGCTGCTGAAGCTGCTCGGAGCGCCAGGCGGCGTGCGCGCGCTCATGGTGCACGGCTCGAACCTCGTCGTCTCCTCGCCCAACGTCCGCGAGGTGCGCGCCGGCCTCGAGCGGCTCGACCTGCTCGTCGTCTGCGACTTCTTCCTCTCCGAGACGGCGGCGCTCGCCGACGTCGTGCTGCCGATCACGCAGTGGGCCGAGGAGGAGGGCACCATGACCTCGCTCGAGGGCCGCGTCATCCGCCGCCGCCGCGCGATCACCCCGCCGTCGGGCGTGCGCGACGAGCTCTGGATCCTCCACGAGCTCGCCGAGCGCCTCGACTGCACGGCGGCCTTCGACACGGACCCCGAGGCCGTGTTCGAGGAGCTGCGTCTGGCCTCGGAGGGCGGCATCGCCGACTACTCGGGCATCGACTACGAGATGCTCGACCGAGGGGATGCCGCGTACTGGCCCTTCCCGCGGGGCAGCCGCGGCACGCCACGGCTGTTCGCCGACCGCTTCGCACACCCCGACGGGCTGGCGCGCCTCGTGCCCGTGACGGTACGGGAGACGGCACGCCCCGTGCCCGGACACGGTGAGGTCACCCTCGTCACCGGGCGCCTGCTCGAGCACTACCAGAGCGGCGCGCAGACGCGTCGGGTGCCGGAACTGCTCGACGCGCAGCCCGCGGCGGTCGCCTCGATGCATCCGGCCACGGCCCTCCGGCTCGGCATCGACGACGGCGACGAGATCGAGGTCGCCAACCACCGCGGGGTCGTGCGCTGCCGTGCCAGGCACACCCCCGACATCCGCCCCGAAGCGGTCTTCCTGCCTTTCCACTACGGCGACGGGCAGGCCGCGAACCTGCTCACCTCCGACGAGGTCGACCCGATCTCGTCGATGCCCGAGTTCAAGACGAACGTGGTCCGGGTGCGCCGGATCTCGCCCGCCGAGGTCGTCGCTCGCGCCGAAGAGACCGGAGTGCCCGCATGA